tgacgatgacctcgacaACACAcataccaattaacggattagtgtcaacatgtcctgtgttttacgaccagtgtcccggacaggcaaaatagctgacttacattggtaaaattaagataatcgattctgagattattttttttcgttttttttttatgacattccgggacaaacatgcccCCTCtgtgactccgtgacagagatacgatttccgggacaatcccggacgtccgggaagttatcacatgtatgcatAACTAATGATGAAAGTTCATCAAAAGTTCAAAATAGAGCTCTGGGGTGGTACACAATAGTCAACTTAttttatggtcatacatcattgaatTCATTTACTCTATTGGTcggttattaataacaagtaatccaattagctacatcgttctaagatccagttaagaccaatattgaaaacCAGCCCTGTTGTTTAATTTACTTATAAATGTGGCAgaatatgaaacattttgcGGTAAGGCAATTGAAAATCAAATCTTTTTaggcttgttttttttattaaattatgtaCAAATGCATATTTGCTATTTAgtctttttttcataaaagtaagtTTAATAACTCAATTTCAATAACTGGAAAAGAGGTTGCAGATATATAATCTTTGAGTGGGTCCAtatatagctgcactctcaccgattgactgtttttattttttgtctttgaatgaacCAAATTGTGCGTTAATGTCTGGCCAGTGATGTAAGAAAGCTGACTTAAGATTAGATCGCAGTTTGTCATGTTTATGgttgaaaattgtttaatggctaaaagatttgttctattgtgagttatctaatatgactggaGTTAAAGGCACTGGTGTCAGAGTCAACTGTTTCtgagacaaaataataaataaaaaattgtcaaattgtgagagtgcagctttaaaaattgaGTTTAAGCATTTTTACGAGACacttcaaacaaataaattaaaaaaatggcctTAGTATGTGAAGTGCGTTAGCCTGGATTAATTCTACGAGCAATTGATGACTTAAATTTGTACTTGTGGAGAAAATGATTTCCTTGTTTTTGTCAATATCATTGCACCAGGTGTTTATGCTTCAACTGCAGATGCTGAATTGAATTTAAACTCCAGCTGTTTCGGCAGAATTCATAATAAAAGAACTGAACTGTAAGAACATAGaggaaaaagaaattaatttcagatTTCTTTATTGCTTTGTTATGAGTGTAGATATAAgtagtttttcaaatatttatctttttcaaagtgttgcatttgttttgaaacaatattGTATGGATAGAAAGTTAATATACAGCCATATTTTTCAACATGGTGAATTTTCAAGCTATAATTTGTGATAATGTATTGTCAACAAATAGACAGACAagtatttttgtagattttttatttgtttcaggaTTTAGAATTGCAAGGTATAAATTTAAGTTTCAAATTTTAgcttttaactctttttttgaAGGAAATAGTGGAGGTATTGTAATAGCTCGGTGTTATTGTAGTCGTTGTTAGTGTATcaaaattgtaaccatggccataactcaaaaaacgtttgaaatatttgaatgaaacctTAGTCTAAGTAGACATATTGTCAGTGACAATGTGAAGACTattaactctggctttaatagttgttgagttatgccccattTTGGACTGAAAAACATTCATGATACAGTAGTCAATATgccactcttatttaaaatccatattgtataacaaacataaattttgagtgatgatCCTTTAATTACGTACTATTGTATATAAGATCATTCAAAAGATATTTTGTTGAGAGTTGCGTTTGTTTGCATACTTATGATAGATACagtattcatttttgtttggaaatcaaaatatttgttatatctCTTATATTAGGTTTATGCATGGGCAACTACGGCTACAAAAAAATCAGTCCAATAATATTTCTActgtacttaaaaaaaaatctgagaaaaataaccaaaatgatttaaaagaaaaagaataaaaagatTCACTGTTTTAATGTATGAAAGTTTGTATGCCAAAATCAtgaataatgttaaaaacagtGAGTGAATGAATTTTACATGAATACATGTGTATAGTTTGTAACCCGTAAAAGTGTGAAAATCTCTATTCGATTCCTCATGCCCAATGAAATCTAATATAAGAGTGTCACATTGTGTGGTACTTTCGGGGTCCATCTCTTCTGCCCTGATGTTAATACTAATACCTGCGATGTACCAAGACTAATACAAATACTTGTGGGCTTAGATATTACGGATTATTTTGCTAAACAAATTTCTTGTTTCTTATAAGATGGTGAAATTAATCTGAGGTTGTTAGTTTTTGACAAACACAATCACTAACAAAATAGTGATTGTGTTGTCGTCTTTGTTGCTGTCGACGACatagaacttttttttttatggTTGGcattagtgatgaaacgattatccaATACAATTGATTAATCGttgctgacaatgctatgtcggcgacaatcgatagtggttgtctaAAATCGATGTTGCTAATGTTACTCGCAGTAACTACGTATTTTCTTGCTTTGAGGCAAAATTCttgtaaatgtaattttttctttccggtaaattctcgttgagttCATGTTAAAAAGTgaggtcactctcttacacTAATGCGGTTATTCGGAAGTCCTCGgctatttttatcgaaaacaacctcggatgtatatggacggtttataTACTccgtagatcgcgtagtaagttttttaagcagttaaacttaataactttactcttgggaatccttattatatttgcaattatccacttcactggcaatcaatttaaacttagatcaatctatacaagctaaaacatacatccgaggttgttttcgataaaaatggccgagaagctCCGAATGAAATGCGGTGAATGtgaacacttttgcttaaaaacttacaaaccctcccaaaattacaaattgtttttaattgtatatatatttcataaaaccttcaataacctgtctctaaGGTGTAGTGGATCTGGTCTCATCTGCAATTACTGGGGATCCTGGCTCGATGCatactgtttttgaaaacttttttggtattgtttgtaattaactaatttactttttttgtgaaagtgttatgaaattaagatatatatactaaagaaatgttcaatataacaggttattgaatgttaagctggttcacaaatgtttaatatgcttttacatggataaaatgatAAGATAACTTACTGGAcgcggtgtgcatcatttaaaaattgatgtgcaataattattaattatgtgttgtgtttcaatgtatattcgtaaagttattaaatattagCAAAAAGGGCTTGACTATAGCATCACCCCGTGACCCGTGCTGATTCCAGGTTAAACCATtgaaatgatcatgatgatactatgtataaacaatgtattacTTACTAATATTATGCATTTTCGATTATTGTctgatagtaaatcgaaatgcttggtccgattcgattcgattatcgatagcaaatggagtcggattttcaaacactagttgGAATTGtctaaaaattgttaaaagtatTCAAATTAAAGTTGGTACTCATGTTTCAagagaaaataaacacatgCATAGCAAAGTCCTTAACTCCTGTTATTTATTATGTCATGTCAGAAAATGAATGAGTACAAGCTAAGTCTTCACTGCTTAATTACggcattttaaacaaatttttcACCATCTATTTTAAGTCCGACATCCCAAGTTGGCCGTCGCCTCGCCAAGATCGGAGATGACCTCACGAAGCAATATGCGGGGGAATTTGATGACATGATTGTCAAATTGAaagttgataaatataatgcgtACAATGCATTTTCCCAAGTAGCCAACAAGTAAGTAAAAGTTGACTGCTATTGTActatgaatttaaaatatgtaaaaattgaGAGTGATGTTCATAAGTACAGACTCAATGAAGAAATGCTTGGTTGCTAAGCAGCTTAGCATTTTTTAACTAGTTTTGAAAGTCTGCTTACtaaataccaaccattttttgGTTTCTTGCTCACCATTGACTTACCGTATACTCCTTGCAAAGCTCTTTAGTAGTGCGTATCAAAAAGCAGAGGTTTTAGCCTTtagcaataaaatgttgataattgtaagaatatacaaataaaattaacacttaatatttgaaaactgtAATAAGGAACTCTTTATTATCTAGATGCTGCCTATTCTCATATGatacataattttcattttttttcaggttaTTCGAAAAAGGTGTAAACTGGGGTCGTATTACAGCGTTGTTCTCCTTTGGGTACAGAATATTCCGTCGTGTGATAGGCGTGGGTCAGGCAATACTTGACTTTGGCAATGTTTTAAGGGACATTCTATCAAATATTGTGACTTATATCAAAGACGCAGCTCAGGGAATTGCACATTGGATAGCTCGGCAGGGTGGATGGGTAAGAGGGTTTTTGGACCTTTCATTTTCGATAATCCCGTAAAAAGCAAAGAAGGATGATTTCCAAGAGCTTATTAAGCGATTTAGTAATGATCTTAGTCAAACAGTACGATATATTATATCTTCACCTTAAAGCTGCTATCtcacagatgaaaaaaaaatcatgttttatggctaaaagcgtcactgacgctttaagaaaaatgcataaaacataaaaaaaaataacataaatatgaaaacctgcgatctgattttttgtcagcagccttatatTACTGGTTACCATTCATTTTCTCTTAATTTGGCTCtgtccaagacaaaaaaataaaaaagaggtcaaaactgttgcagctttaatgcaagaactcaataaTTGCTTCTATTGtgcaattttcaaaatgtctaAACCTGCAAATGGTCGTGTTTTAATTGGTGGAAAACCAGGCAACAGAAAAATGATGTAacacacaaacaatttttctgcatggatttttttaaatgtgacaGAGGTTTAATTCCCACTGTCAGTTAACAAGGAGacagttaaaataaaaccaatgCAGTTTTTTTCCACTTTTAAGGGAAAGGCGCCAGCCAGGGCCCTTAGTTACGGGAAGTAGAACGTCGTTTTGGCAAAAAGAGGAAAAATACTAACATGATTCtttaatgttcaacttgttttcaaaccttttattcaacaaattgACATAATCATTTATTGCTACATTTGCTTAATGTCAAGTGATAATTGGTCCtcaaaaagaattaaaaactTGGAAGTTGGTTTTTTCCTAGgtaaggaaaaaaatatgttcttgttcAAGAGGGGGGAGGGGCTGAATTTCGGCCACAAAAAGGGCTGAAAAACACTGCAATGTCACGCTTAAAAATTCagtgtattgaaaaaaaaagacttCTCAATAATGTAATTTTTATGAGTGGCCTggttttcacagattgattCACATATCTGAAAGTTTGCAGTTTTGGACCCTAAAGATTAACAATTAATTTGGTATGGTTTTAGGCTGAAGTAACACACCTCATTATATTGTGGTCTCGAGGcaaaaacatgattattttcaCTGAATTAAAACgtaaatactttcttttttaattaaatgaccAAAGTTTGAGTTTGAAATTTTGCAACAAAAAAATACTGTGCAAGTGCAATACTCTGAAAAAAACTTGGTAacttattacatttattttaaataaggaagagtgagagtggtctagtggtgtatatgtctgcttctcaaccagaaggtggtgggttcgatccccaccaggggtactttctcgtGGCCTTTCAAAATTGCcgccagtactggtttctacccaggaaacagtCTCGAGAGCtatcagcttttgtcacaatcgACTAAATAGAAATTAATTTTCACTatgaatgaaaagaaaacattgatttttataatcattttttagGGGATGTACATCTTATTAATGTAATTTCATGTTATCACTTatgcaatatatacattctaaacttaaaatgatgtaaaatttcTAGAGATAACGTTATAAAATTGGATGGTTTGCGGTAAAACTTCTAGAGGTAACGTTATAAAATTGAATGGTTTGCGGTAAAACTTCTAGAGGTAACGTTATAAAATTGAATGGTTTGCGGTAAAACTTCTAGAGGAAACGTTATAAAATTGAATGGTTTGCGGGAGAATTTAAAGGaattttttttacacaataacGCTAATAGGAATTAAGATTTCAAAGCACTAGCCAGAATTTCTGTTCTAATGAAAAAGGCCTAAAATCTCACTAGTCcgacattttaaatacaatatgaaaTTGAGAATTTTTTTATcccaaactttttttaaactttttagtttttttatcttCGGGCTGGCGCAAATTGTGATCACTGCGATAACATGCATACCAATGTGCTACGTAAGCTGTGTAACAACAGTATTGAACTGGGACACCATTATCTTACCAATAAAGTCTGTTGTGTTTCTATTACAGATCTCGTCCAATTCCTATGAGTCTCCCTCGGTCAGCTGGCGGGTAGTTGGGGGCATTGGTCTGGTAGCATTGATAGCGGTTGGGACTGTAATGTATTTCAAGTCTGGGCGAGTGAATAACTAGCTGTCCTGTAGCTTTGTTGACGGTCGGGACCGTGTTTTATTTAAGGTTTTGGTCAGGGTGTGTTAAACACAGTTGCCAAAATATGCTACATATACATTGATTGGTATGTATGAGCTTGCATACCTGACATCTGTGAACTTGCATACCTGACATCTGTGaacttgcataccggacgtctGTGAACTTGCATACCTGACATCTGTGAACTTGTATACCAGGGAACTGTGAACTTCCATACCAGACATCTATGCACTTGCATACCGAGCATCTATGAACTTGCATACCGGGCATTGGTCATCTAACATACCGGGCATCTGTGAACTTCTATACTTGGCATCTCAGAGAATTAAATGATGGTGCCTTTACATGAATTGTGCTAACATCGTTTTtgttattcattaatttttgcTGATTCAGTtagattttaatatatttaatatattgatgttGAAAAAAAGTATTCTACTACCAAATGTgtacttgattttattacaatgttttaaaattgatattaaatcgTTGATACTATGATCATTTGggcattgtttgtaaaatggTTATGAACATTTTGTTAGTAATTTAAGGTACATGTATCCACTGCATTATAATGTGAGTGTAAGATGCTTGCTGACCCTATATTTTACTACTGTAATTTGAAAGACTGAGTAGGGAAAAATGTGTATAAACTCAAcgcaaaatatatgaaaaacaagcTTTCTTGGCACTGCAAAGTTTCTTAAATTTATAGATTATTTCAAGCCTGacttcagttgaaataaagaacaagataaaaatctaaaaacttTCTCTTTAATGCTTTTTTGGTCATGTACCTCAGTGCTCCAGCTATGGAGGCCTAAATAGCAGAATAACAGGGTGGAGCTCCCTGCTGCCTTTTTtctacaccctgctgtgcccttttgtttgacagagtcaattttctaaaaaaaaaagtataaaaataataaatatacataattttgactcTAAACATATCAGCTAAGATATTCATAATAAACTATAAGTATTGAAAGTGTTTAGAACACATAGGTACACAATATGAATTGAACACTGGCCATTCCAAGTGCCCTTTTATGGCTTATTCAATGCATATCAAAAGTGCTATTCCTGACCTAGCAAcatgcccttttcaaatcctggctggagcattGCACATGCTCGtatgataccaaaattacatGGGGTCACAAGAAATCAACATTTAGCATAATAACCAATGACTTGATTAAATCACAAGCTAATTTGTACATAGGATGTCTTAATAGGTGTATGAGACAATGAGCTGATTGTTTAGAGCTTTGCtgaagttaacaacatgattaacaaaattgttgttaacttttaacgtAAAATACTTGATGATGTgctcatttataaaaaaataatatttaaattaagcaaGTGCAGCTGAAACAAATGTCTCACAACATGTTAATATACTGCAGATCACGAGTATATCGATTAAACTTCCACAGCCGTGAAggtttgaaagttaacaatgacaACGGTAACAACCTTTTTAGCTTTAACACAATTCTGAACAGTCAGCTCATTGTAAGGTGCATTATTACTATTAAGGTGCATTATTACTATAAAGACTCACCATGACATTTTGTTTGGACTCATTTTTGTATCTCATGTAATTGTtaccatttatttatcaatgcaaacatttcaaatttgacTGTTTCAAATGTGCCTTATTCTGAGAAAATCAGgggttttcatttttgtgtgtgttaaaACTTACACATTGaccattatttacatgtatggtattCTAAAAGCTACTTAAGTATTTTGAGTTTTCCATTTTTCTATAATCACTTCCCTATTTTATGATTAACcatcatttacatgtattcttaaagctacttacaaaataagtatattccagatttttacattaagatgtcttaaatttcaattaatttaatcTTGTATAGAAAATGCCCTGGAAGTGATACTACtacataaacaattatgtaataggataataatatataatatattataacataaataaggaactaggattttttttaacaattcatcgTGGACTTGCATTTTATCCCTTAAATTGATGGTAAGAGAAAGTTGGAAGagtgattttgttttacatatacttTCTTGTATCTTGATGTGTACGTTCAAGACCTCAGTAAGTCCTTATTTAAGTTCAGGTAGTAACTACTGTGTTGCTGGCACCCCTCAAACTGCATTACACAGAACAGTGCCATCATGAAGATTTGCTCATAGAGGGTTACACTTTAAAAAGAGTCATTCCTTAACAATGCTCATGTATGTCATAATGAGTTAgcttgcatattttttatcaagattttaaGAAACCTGTTTAGTTGTCATTCCTAACCTTTCTGTGTTAAAATGCTCATTTTTgactcttctttttttttcaaagaaaaaatgaagGTATTTCATacccttggtgttgttgtctgGGTTGTtgtcatgtaaatattttaaccttGGTCATAACTCTATAactgtttaagatattcaaatgaaacttagtacacttGTTGCAAGTGACAATACAGTACACTTGTTGcaagagacaatacacacatgttaagcaaggcccataactctggctcaTATAGAGTTATACCccctttttaatttaaaaaaacaacaacattggaGCATTACTGCTCGCTCTgttattattcataatattaaaaacattacataaattCAGTACACTGTTACTGAGCTGATTTTTGCGACACGCAACATAGTTTATAGGCAACATAGTTTATAGGATCAAAGAAAAATGCAAGGTATGCTTcagtatgtttttttgtgtgtatcaTGTTGATTAACTTTCGATCACATGATATCCTAgggtacatgtattttttgatAATCCACTGAATTAAtgttaatatacatgttaacaTCGAAACTGTTCATAGTAGCAAATATGTATAACTACAATTCCATGTTAATCTCAACTATGCTCACTATTCATGTCATAATAAATTGCTGGTATTGTGATagttaaaatgatttttgaatatcttgtggtgtattttttttagtgtAACTATTGAATGCATTGATAGTTAAATATTAGATTGTATGTTCTTATATATACAACATCTGgcctttatcaaattttagaattgttgtacctacatttgtaaattttgatCACTTAAATCTTGGGAAGTAACATAAGTAAGTAATtcacactattttaaataatgttgtcattggttatgttttcaaaatatctgaCCCACAAGATGCCTGAAAATGAAGGtggtttttgaaaaaaaaaagacaaaatttaaCACAATGCGGGGCCTATTTACCAGTTTAGCGAATACCTTTTTGAGGggaaaattgtgttttttttcagtttagaGGGAAAATTCTattactttttcaaaaattatgGGAACAAATTGagttaaatatcaataaagcagtaaatatatcactCAGAAACCACATTTAATCAATCATGAGGTTCtcgttatacatatatattttttcaatttttttggaaaattggGAATTTCAGAGGCTTTTTTTAGGGAAGTAGCTTGGTATCGGTGATGGCAATGAAGGGTTAAAAGACCCTGCAATGTTAGATGATCTTAATTCATTATTCTGTACTAGGCCatcctaaaaaaaaatattttgtttgcagtGACTGTTACTAACAGACTAACACAATCTTTTCATTTTGACCCCTGGGGtctacaaaataattatattacagcattttttgtttgcctttttaAAGTAAAGGCATCTCTCaatcataaacaaaatcattcatgaatataagtCACTCTGTTGCAAACAATTCTCTTTTTAATGATAcccttattttcatttatgaatATGCTCTGAAgtgctatttattttttattattatatcattattatattaagaAATGTTGTTGAATAGAATGCAAgagtaagtgttatttttgtaaaatataattgttatatagAAAAGTGATTAAGTATTTTGGTTGAATTCTACACAATTCTATTTGTTCAAAGCACAGCACTGGTTAGATGCtagtgaaatgttttatatttgtccCTTTGCCAAAGAATATACCTTATAGCATGATGTATGATTATAAATTGACGTTTGAGCTATATTTCAACACTAGAATCTGtgatgcatatatatattattttgtaaaaggtTAAGACGAACAAATGATATACTCacttacaaaaaaatcacaaaaaaagaacaaatggaTTTGGCTGCAAGCTATAAAAACTTTAGTTTTATGTTATCCTTGTTTTATTAATGTACACTAACATATGgttaaattttaatacaaaatgttaagGATCTTATTAGATTattcaaaaattatataaaataatgtctaAGACAAGAGGAaacccatttttttgtaataatgcAATTGTCCTTTTATATATTGAGGATTTTAGAGGGGGTATGTGGGAGTGTTTTTATCAGTCAGTCTGTCTGACTGTAAATTTTGTCCTGGCGATAACTCCTGAAAGATTTGAAGGAACTAAATAATTTATGGTTAACCATAGAAGAAAGGTCAAGTTTGACTTTGGTTACAAACCACTAATTTTTAGCTCTTCTGGCCAAAATTGTGATACAGTCTAAAGTTTTGAGttaagttttcattgtatcttAATCAAACTTACTGGTACATGGTAGTTAGATATCCATgggagctcggttccttttaaAAAGCAGCCAGGTCTGCTCAGCATGAcaggattatggcccttaaGGCAGACAACCTTATACAGAGAGTTTTGTATTATTGCAGCACTTGCCCtttgtgaaacaaatatttcactGATTGCTTAACTTTGAATGTGAGTTTAGTATATAACCAAAAAGATTTATGCCAGTTAAGAGCATAGGCCCTtgtgggcctcttgtttaattaTGGCCCCCTTTCAAACTAAGAATTTATCCCCAAAAACTTTGTACGGACAATTTCTTAGGGTTGATAGATTGTAATGATTTTTGTTACACATGTTAACACCATAAAATACAGGCTTGACTTTGGTTAAAAACCACAATTTTTTATGGAGTTATGGCCCCTGTTTAActaagtattttcaaaaaaaggtgTCCAGATGATAACTTATGACAGTGTTGATGGATATAAATAAGTTTTGGTATACTTTTTTAACACCATAACATACaggtgatttttgtttttggttataAACCACAAATATTTGATAGAGTTCTTGCCTATTTTTAACTCCGAATTTGAAGGGAAAAAAGTGTCCAGTAAATAAAGAAGGACAGGtacaatggattttaataactttttgtACCCATGTTTAACACTATTTATTCATGTCAAGGTAGACTTCGGCTTCAATCTACCAATGTTTGAGTCAGTTATGGCCCCTTAACAAAGACATTGGTtaccattcctgtgtccaggcatGACAGCTCTACATGTTCTGTTTGTATGATTTTATTGTCTTAAAACACCTACCGCTGGTTcaccagcaaaaaaaataataaaaagtttcaTAAGTGTCAACACAAATGTCTCGATACTCATCACCATTGTGTATGCGTCAACTGCTGAATAACCAATAAAATCTAATCAAGTTTGCATTAACATAGCATAACATAATGGCATAGTAATAGGCTTTTTTATTAATGTCCGAAAGCAAACACTGGGTTCTGATGTTGGCATTATATCACCATGCAGTTGTGGTGCGTCTTTAGGAGAGAAATTGCtcataacatatttttcttgatctccatttattttatcttaatatttagtttatatttaagGTAGTCATTAGATGTTAGTTGCATGTAGAAAGCTATGCTGTTAGATTATCTTTGtgaatattcaatattataatatctgaatcttttattgattttttttgcctGGAAATAATTTGTCTAAATTATTATGGTGAAAAAATGGATACAGCAtataaaatggtaaaatgaaCAAGTATTTATCAAAGTTTgactgttaaaaaaattgaattttagGTTTGGATGGAACATATTTCCTGAATCCTTGtgtatcaacatatttttgtaataagATGTGTCAACTCATCAACAGATGTACATGttgtctataattttgaaaaaaaactacaaaccAGAATTTGcaaattttttatttgcattacttATGCTTTTAggcaaaatgattttttttggccacatttttttttatatatttagtcaAAAGATCTCCAATTTCAAATTCTGATGATGACTAACCATTGCTACAAATATTCATGCGTCCAAAAATAGGGCAATTATCTTATCAACaagcataaaacaaaacatggtgagatgataaatttcaaatatatatcaaagGAATGTGCCAAAACTGACCAATAAACCTATtacttttgaaattaatgttataaCTACAGttgaaccccattggctcgaactccgaGGGAcgggcgaaaatacctcgagcctcgggaaatttGTTTgccttcagtttaaagaaatccgtcctttacatctagttcgagtaAATAAAAAATTTTCAAGCCAAACAAGTTCAAGCCAGCAGGGTTCAGCCGTACTTGCAATATGGGTCCTAGATAATAATCATATGTGCATTTATAAGAAGGCCCAATGTCTGGCCCTGTATTATGTGAGAAAGTCTCTCTAATGTTTGAATTGTCATCTGAATCATCTAAAAAAGTAAACCCTCTGTTGTGCTTGTAAGAATGTGTCTTGAAAATGatttgcagaaaatgaacaaaatttgaCCGGCCAGTTAGCAGAGAACATGGCAATTATATTTCAtctatgatttattttacatttgatttttgtattgttttgagtTTGATAGCGCTTAAAAATACTTAGTTCCCTTAAAAATACTTTTCTTAAAGCTTAATTAAATAAGTCTTTAAGGTATATGACATGCAAATTTGTGAGTATAGAT
The DNA window shown above is from Mya arenaria isolate MELC-2E11 chromosome 6, ASM2691426v1 and carries:
- the LOC128238145 gene encoding bcl-2 homologous antagonist/killer-like encodes the protein MEGAGDTGSVRQVPNPEHLSPDTEENVINQTEQVFYNFIAESWRTDKDREIQDVTEQEAAEQTPSFPQIQNFTRDPLSPTSQVGRRLAKIGDDLTKQYAGEFDDMIVKLKVDKYNAYNAFSQVANKLFEKGVNWGRITALFSFGYRIFRRVIGVGQAILDFGNVLRDILSNIVTYIKDAAQGIAHWIARQGGWISSNSYESPSVSWRVVGGIGLVALIAVGTVMYFKSGRVNN